DNA sequence from the Heptranchias perlo isolate sHepPer1 unplaced genomic scaffold, sHepPer1.hap1 HAP1_SCAFFOLD_43, whole genome shotgun sequence genome:
tcgaaggcaagtatatccttcctgagataaggagaccaaaactgtattagtgctccaggtgaggtctcaccaaagccctgtacaaaacTTTCTTACTCAAgtacaccaacccccttgcaacaaaggccaacatgccatttcccttcctaatggcttgctgtacctgcatgctaactttttctcATTCTTATACGAGGACTCTGCACAccatcatttaatagtttctcaccatttaaaaaatattctgtttttctacagagaaggatattcagtaaTTGGAGGAGggacagagaaggatattcagttattgcagGGGGTACAGAgatggatattcagttattggagggggtacagagaaggatattcagtaattggagggggtacagagaaggatattcagttattggagggggtacagagaaggatattcagagaTTGCAGGGGGTACAGAGATGGATATTCAGTTATAgaagggggtacagagaaggatattcagttatagaagggggtacagagaaggatattcagttattggagggggtacagagaaggatattcagatattggaggggatacagagaaggatattcagatattggagggggtacagagaaggatattcagatattggagggggtacagagaaggatattcagttattggaggaggtacagagaaggatattcagttattggagggggtacagagaaggatattcagatattggagggggtacagagaaggatattcagttattggagggggtacagagaagggtattcagttattggagggggtacagagaaggatattcagttattggagggggtacagagtaggatattcagttattggagggggaacagagaaggatattcagttattgttggaggtacagagaaggatattcagttctTGAAGGaagtacagagaaggatattcagttattggaggaggtacagagaaggatattcagagaTTGGAGGAgatacagagaaggatattcagatattggagggggtacagagatggATATTCAGATATTGGTGTaggtacagagaaggatattcagatattggagggggtacagagaaggatattcagttattggaggaagtacagagaaggatattcagttattggaggaagtgcagagaaggatattcagttattggaggaagtacagagaaggatattcagttattggagggggaacagagaaggatattcagatattggagggggtacagagaaggatattcagttattggaggaggtacagagtaggatattcagttattggaggaagtacagagaaggatattcagttattggaggaagtgcagagaaggatattcagttattggaggaagtacagagaaggatattcagttattggagggggaacagagaaggatattcagatattggagggggtacagagaaggatattcagttattggaggaagtacagagaaggatattcagttattggtgtaggtacagagaaggatattcagttattggaggaagtacagagaaggatattcagttattggaggaagtgcagagaaggatattcagttattggaggaagtacagagaaggatattcagttattggagggggaacagagaaggatattcagatattggagggggtacagagaaggatattcagttattggaggaagtacagagaaggatattcagttattggagggggtgcagagaaggatattcagttattggaggaagtacagagaaggatattcagttattggagggggaacagagaaggatattcagatattggagggggaacagagaaggatattcagatattggagggggtacagagaaggatattcagttattggaggaagtacagagaaggatattcagttattggaggaagtgcagagaaggatattcagttattggaggaagTACAGAgatggatattcagttattggagaaggttcagagaaggatattcagatattggagggggtacagagatggATATTCATTTATTGGAGGAGgttcagagaaggatattcaatgattggagggggtacagagaaggatattcagatattggagggggaacagagaaggatattcagttattggagggggaacagagatggatattcagatattggagggggtacagagaaggatattcagttattggagggggtacagagatggatattcagttattggaggaagtgcagagaaggatattcagttattggaggaagtgcagagaaggatattcagttattggaggaagtgcagagaaggatattcagttattggagggggtacagagaaggatattcagttattggagggggtacagagaaggatattcagatattggagggggtacagagaaggatattcagttattggagggggtacagagaaggatattcagttattggaggaagtgcagagaaggatattcagttattggagggggtacagagaaggatattcagttattggagggggtacagagaaggatattcagatattggagggggtacagagaagggtattcagttattggagggggtacagagaaggatattcagttattggagggggtacagagtaggatattcagttattggagggggaacagagaaggatattcagttattgttggaggtacagagaaggatattcagttctTGAAGGaagtacagagaaggatattcagttattggaggaggtacagagaaggatattcagagaTTGGAGGAgatacagagaaggatattcagatattggagggggtacagagatggATATTCAGATATTGGTGTaggtacagagaaggatattcagatattggagggggtacagagaaggatattcagttattggaggaagtacagagaaggatattcagttattggagggggtacagagaaggatattcagttattggaggaggtacagagaaggatattcagttattggaggaagtgcagagaaggatattcagttattggaggaagtacagagaaggatattcagttattggagggggaacagagaaggatattcagatattggagggggtacagagaaggatattcagatattggaggaagtacagagaaggatattcagttattggaggaagtgcagagaaggatattcagttattggaggaagTACAGAgatggatattcagttattggagaaggttcagagaaggatattcagatattggagggggtacagagatggATATTCATTTATTGGAGGAGgttcagagaaggatattcaatgattggagggggtacagagaaggatattcagatattggagggggaacagagaaggatattcagttattggagggggaacagagatggatattcagatattggagggggtacagagaaggatattcagttattggagggggtacagagatggatattcagttattggaggaagtgcagagaaggatattcagttattggaggaagtgcagagaaggatattcagttattggaggaagtgcagagaaggatattcagttattggaggaagtgcagagaaggatattcagttattggaggaagtgcagagaaggatattcagatattggagggggtacagagaaggatattcagttattggaggaagtgcagagaaggatattcagttattggaggaagtgcagagaaggatattcagttattggaggaagtgcagagatggatattcagttattggagaaggttcagagaaggatattcagatattggagggggtacagagaaggatattcattTATTGGAGGAGgttcagagaaggatattcagatattgtagggggtacagagaaggatattcagttgttggagggggtacagagaaggatattcagatattgtagggggtacagagaaggatattcagttgttggagggggtacagagaaggatattcagttattggagggatgcagagaaggatattcagttgttGGAGGGGTACAGAGATGGATATTCAGATATTGGAGgaggtacagagaaggatattcaatTATTGGAGGAGGTACAGAGATTGATATTCAGtttttggagggggtacagagaaggatattcagttattggagggggtacagagtaggatattcagttattggaggggtacAGAGATTGATATTCAGtttttggagggggtacagagatggatattcagttattggagttGGTACAGAGATGGatgttcagttattggagggggtgcagagaaggatattcagttattggagggggtacagagatggatattcagatattggagggggtacagagatggATATTCAGTTATAgaagggggtacagagaaggatattcagttattggagggggtgcagagatggatattcagttattggagggggtgcagagatggatattcagttattggagggggtacagagatggatattcagttattggagggggtgcagagatggatattcagttattggagggggtacagagatggATATTCAGTTATAGAAGGGGGTACAGAGATGGATATTCAGTTATAGAAGGGGGTACAGAgatggatattcagttattggagggggtgcagagatggatattcagttatttggtggggggacacagggaaggatattcagttattgcggcgggggggggggggacacagggaaggatattcagttattgcggcgggggggggggggggacacagggaaggatattcagttattgcggcggggggggggggacacagggaaggatattcagttattgcggcggggggggggggggacacagggaaggatattcagttattgcggcggggggggggggggacacaggaaggatattcagttattgcggcgggggggggggggacacagggaaggatattcagttattgcggcggggggggggacacagggaaggatattcagttattgcggcggggggggggggggggacacagggaaggatattcagttattgcggcggggggggggggacacagggaaggatattcagttattgcggcgggggggggggtggacacagggaaggatattcagttattgcggcgggggggggggtggacacagggaaggatattcagttattgcggcggggagggggggggacacagggaaggatattcagttattgcggcgggggggggggtggacacagggaaggatattcagttattgcggcgggggggggtggacacagggaaggatattcagttattgcggcggggaggggggggacacagggaaggatattcagttattgcggcggggggggggggtggacacagggaaggatattcagttattgcggcgggggggggggtggacacagggaaggatattcagttattgcggcggggaggggggggacacagggaaggatattcagttattgcggcgggggggggggtggacacagggaaggatattcagttattgcggcggggaggggggggacacagggaaggatattcagttattgcggcggggaggggggggacacagggaaggatattcagttgAGTGAAAGAAAATAGGTGGTGGACCATGAAACCTTAAtaggtttcaagaaggaactggagagtggtgagaatgtggaactcactaccacaaggagtagttgaggcgaatagtttagatgcatttaagggggagctagataagtgcatgaaggagaaaggaatagaaggatatgctgatagttagttgaagtaaggtgggaggaggctcatatggagtacaaacactggcatggacctgttgggcctaacgctggaggaggccatttagcctcttgcgcctgttctgccattcagttagttcATTGCtgttctgtatctcaactccatttacccacctttctcCATATGCCttcatacccttacccaacaaaaatctatcgatcgcaggcttgaacatttcaattgtcccccagcatccacagccttttggggaagagagttccagatttccaccaccctttgtgaaatagtgcttcctgacttcattcctgaatggcctggctctaattttaagattatggccccttgttctggatttccccaccagaggaaatagtttctatctaccctatcgaatcctttatcattctaaacacctcaatcagattacCTCCCAATCTTCTgttctcgagggaatacaagacgagtttatgcaacctgtcctcataatttaaccttctaagcctcattatcattctggtgaatctgctctgcaccccctccaaggccaatatatccttcctgaggtgcggtgtagggaatagaaggatatgttgatggggttatatgaagaagggagggaggaggctcgtgtggagcatgaacactggtatggatctgttgggccgattggcctgtttctctgctttcATTCTAAGTAACATTACCGGTATTCCCTTGTACTGATCAATAAAGACCTTTCATTAAGGAAGAGTGCAGATATGGGACCGTTTCAATGGCGGATATACCTACCCATAGTTCCGTGCGCCCCGGCAACCGCTCTATTGGTCCAGGGTTAGCGACCGCGCATGCGCCGAGACTCTGTGGGACGGACGCCATTTGCAACGAATGAGAAGGAGGTCCGGCCGGGAGGTAAGAGGCCGAGAGCAGGGCCCAGGCGGCGGATTAAATACCAAGGGACCGGCCCGGGGAGTCTCGGCTCCTCAGGACCTTCCCGCCCTTTAAACCTGAAACTGCGGCTACTGCCCGTCGGGACTCGTCACCCCTGGGGAGCGGGTCTGGGGTGAGACGGGACAAGGGGCAGgtcggcggggggagagagagaggcgggacggggggggggggggggagagagagagaggcgggactggggggggggggggggggagagagagagagaggcgggactgggggggggggggggagagagagagagaggcgggactggggggggggggggggagagagagagagaggcgggactgggggggggggggggagagagagagagaggcgggactggggggggggggggggagagagagagagaggcgggactgggggggggggggggggagagagagagagaggcgggactgggggggggggggagggggagagagagagagagaggcgggactgggggggggggggggggagagagagagagaggcgggactggggggggggggggggagagagagagagagaggcgggactgggggggggggggagggggagagagagagagagaggcgggactggggggggggggggggagagagagagagaggcgggactggggggggggggggggggagagagagagagaggcgggactgggggggggggggagggggagagagagagagagaggcgggactgggggggggggggggggagagagagagagaggcgggactgggggggggggggggggagagagagagagagaggcgggactggggggggggggggagagagaggcgggactgggggggggggggagagagagagagaggcgggactgggggggggggggggggagagagagagagaggcgggactgggggggggggggggggggagagagagagagaggcgggactggggggggggggggggagagagagagagaggcgggactgggggggggggggggggagagagagagagaggcgggactggggggggggggagagagaggcgggactggggggggggggggagagagaggcgggacggggggggggggggagagagaggcgggacggggggggggggggagagagaggcgggacggggggggggggggagagagaggcgggacggggggggggggggagagagaggcgggacgggggggggggggagagagaggcgggacggggggggggggagagagaggcgggacgggggggggggggagagagaggcgggacgggggggggggggaagagagaggcgggacgggggggggggggagagagaggcgggactggggggggggggagagagaggcgggactgggggggggggagagagaggcgggactggggggggggggagagagaggcgggactggggggggggggagagagaggcgggactgggggggggggggagagagaggcgggactggggggggggggagagagaggcgggactggggggggggggggggagagagagagaggcgggactgggggggggggggggagagagagagagagaggcgggactgggggggggagagagagagagaggcgggactgggggggggagagagagagagaggcgggactgggggggggggggggagagagagagaggcgggactgggggggggggggggagagagagagaggcgggactggactggggggggggggaaaagagagagaggcgggactggactgggggggggggggaaaagagagagaggcgggactggactgggggggggggggaaagagagagaggcgggactggactgggggggggggggggaaagagagagaggcgggactggactggggggggggggaaaagagagagaggcgggactggactggggggggggggaaaagagagagaggcgggactggactgggggggggggggggaaagagagagaggcgggactggactggggggggggggggaaagagagagaggcgggactggactgggggggggggggaaagagagagagaggcgggactggactggggggggggggaaagagagagaggcgggactggactggggggggggggggaaagagagagaggcgggactggactggggggggggggggaaagagagagaggcgggactggactggggggggggggaaaagagagagaggcgggactggactggggggggggggggggaagagagagaggcgggactgggggggggggaagagagagaggcgggactgggggggggaagagggagaggcgggactgggggggggaagagggagaggcgggactggggggggggaaagagagagaggcgggactggactgggggggggggggaagagagagtgggggggggggaagagagagtgggggggggggaagagagagtggggggggggggaagagagagagtgggggggggggaagagagagagtgggggggggggaagagagagagtgggggggggggaagagagagtgagtggggggggggaagagagagagtgggggggggggaagagagagagtgggggggggggaagagagagagtggggggggggggggagaagagagagagtgggggggggggggggagaagagagagagtgggggggggggggaagagagagagtgggggggggggaagagagagagtgggggggggggaagagagagagtggggggggggaagagagagtgggggggggggaagagagaggcgggtctgggggggggggggagagagggcgggtctggggtggaggggactgggtgggggggggagagaggcgggtcTGGAGTGGAggggactgggtggggggggagagaggcgggtcTGGAGTGGAGGGgactgggttggggggggagaggcgggactgggttgggggggagaggcggctctgggttggggggggagaggcgggtctgaaggggggagaggcgggtctgaaggggggagaggcgggtctggggtggaggggactgggttgggggggagaggcggctctgggttggggggggagaggcgggtcTGAAGGGGGGAGAGGCGGGTCTGAAGGGGGGAGAGGCGGGTCTGAAGGGGGGAGAGGCGGGTCTGGGGTGGAGGGGACTGGGTCTGGGGTGGAGGGGACTGGGTCTGGGGTGGAGAGGCGGGTCTGGGGTGGAGGGGACTGGGTCTGGGGTGGAGGGGActgggttggggggagagaggcgggtctgggttggggggggagaggcgggtctgggggggggggggaagagaggcgggtctggggggggggggaagagaggcgggtctggggggagggggaagagaggtgggtctggggggggggaaagagaggcgggtctgggggggggggggagagatgcgggggtggaggggactgggttggggtggaggggactgggttggggtggaggggactgggttggggtggaggggactgggttggggggagaggcgggtctggggtggaggggagagggcgggggagaggtgggtcttgggtgggtggggagaggcgGGTCTGGGGCGGgactgggtgggtggggagaggcgggtctggggcgggactgggtgggggggagaggcgggTCTGGGGCGGgactgggtgggtggggagaggcgGGTCTGGGGCGGgactgggtgggtggggagaggcgggtctggggcgggactgggtgggggggagagggcgggtctggggtggaggggagagggcgggtctggggtggaggggagagggcgggtctggggtggaggggactgggttgggggggagaggcgggtctggggtggaggggagagggcgggtctggggtggaggggagagggcgggtctggggtggaggggactgggttgggggggagaggcgggtctggggtggaggggactgggttgggggcgagaggcgggtctggggtggaggggactgggttgggggcgagaggcgggtctggggtggaggggactgggttgggggcgagaggcgggtctggggtggaggggagagggcgggTCTGGGGTGGGACTGGGCgggcgggggggcggtggggagagaggcgggaggGGGCGACGCCGGCTATGTTctgagtggggaggagggggaaggacgaggccgggggggagggggaaggacgagggaggggggaggacggggggagggaggggagaggacggAGGGAGGTTGGACGAGGCCGgcgagggagggacgaggccgggggtgaggtggggaggagggacgaggccgggggtgaggtggggagggacgaggccgggggtgaggtggggaggagggacgAGGCCGgggtgggatggggaggagggacgaggctggggggtgggggggggggacggggtggggcgaggggagaggtgggtgcggtcaggggtggagggggaaaAGTGGGGCTGGAGGGGAGGATGAGAGGTAGGCGTGGTTAGTGGTGGctgaggtggaggggagaggctGGGATGGGCATTTGGGGGAGTGGTGGGCCGAGGTGAGGTGGGTGTGGTCTAGAGTGGGGGCGGgactggaggagggagaggagagtctgggatggggagggaagaggagcggTTAGGCGGGGCTCGGGGGTGAGGTGGATGTGGTCTGGCATGGGAGGCGGGGCTGAGGTGTGGAGGGGctggagtggagggggagaggggcaagaGGTGGGGTTGGGATGGGAGAtgctggagggggaggagaggcggGGCTGGAAGGTGAGAGGCGGATATGgtctgtggagggggagaggcggggcaGGGAAGCTGGAGGTGGGGTAGAtcctgggggttgggggaggtggcCGGGAGGTGGATCtggtcctggggggtggggtggggtgggatgggatgggaggtGGTGCTATCTgtgggaggagggggacagggaggttGGTCTGGTTCTGGAGGGGTGGTGCTGGTCCTGGTGGGGATGGGAGGTGGGGCTGGTCCTGGAGGGGATGGGAGGTGGGGCTGGTCTGTGggaggagggggacggggaggtgGGGCTGGTTCTGGAGGGGATGGGAGGTGGTGCTGGTctgtgggaggagggggatggggaggtggggctggtcctgggggggatgggaggtggtgctggtctgtgggaggagggggatggggaggtggggctggtctgtgggaggagggggacggggaggtgGGGCTGGTTCTGGAGGGGATGGGAGGTGGTGCTGgtctgtgggaggagggaggtggggcTGGTTCTGGAGGGGATGGGAGGTGGTGCTGGTctgtgggaggagggggatggggaggtggggctggtcctgggggggatgggaggtggtgctggtctgtgggaggagggggacggggagatggGGCTGGTCCTGGGGGGGATGGGAGGTGGTGCTGGTCTGTGGGAGGAGGGGAACGGGGAGATGGGGCTGGTCCTGGGGGGATGGGAGGTGGTGCTGGTCTGTGGGAGGAGGGGAACGGGGAGATGGGGCTGGTCCTGGGGGGGATGGGAGGTGGGGCTGGTCTGTGggaggagggggacggggaggtgGGGCTGGTTCTGGAGGGGATGGGAGGTGGTGCTGGTctgtgggaggagggggatggggaggtggggctggtcctgggggggatgggaggtggtgctggtctgtgggaggaggggaatggggaggagggggatggggaggtggggctggttctgggggggatgggaggtggtgctggtctgtgggaggagggggatggggaggtggggctggTCCTGGGGGGGATGGGAGGTGGGGCTGGTCCTGGGGGGGATGGGAGGTGGGGCTGGTCCTGGGGGGGATGGGAGGTGGTGCTGgtctgtgggaggagggagatggggaggtggggctggtcctgggggggatgggaggtggtgctggtctgtgggaggagggggacggggaggtgGGGCTGGTTCTGGAGGGGATGGGAGGTGGGGCTGGTTCTGGAGGGGATGGGAGGTGGTGCTGGtctgtgggaggagggggaacggGGAGGTGGGTCTGGTTCTGGAGGGGATGGGAGGTGGTGCTGGTCTGTGGgtggagggggacggggaggtgGGGCTGGTCCTGGGGGGATGGGAGGTGGTGCTGgtctgtgggaggagggaggtggggcTGGTCCTGGGGGGATGGGAGGTGGTGCTGGTCTGTGGGAGGAGGGGAACGGGGAGATGGGGCTGGTCCTGGGGGGATGGGAGGTGGTGCTGGTCTGTGggaggagggggacggggaggtgGGGCTGG
Encoded proteins:
- the LOC137312610 gene encoding actin nucleation-promoting factor WASL-like codes for the protein SPPPPQSRLSLSPPPPPQSRSLPPPPPQSRLSLSLPPPPPQSRLSLSLSPSPPPPVPPLSLSPPPPPPSPASLSLSPPPPPVPPLSLSLPLPPPPSPASLSLSPPPPPQSRLSLSLPPPPPQSR